One stretch of Pedobacter riviphilus DNA includes these proteins:
- a CDS encoding serine hydrolase domain-containing protein, with the protein MIYQKAFGKANLELGVNLTPENVFQLGSMTKQFTAVAVMMLEQGDKLSVTDPISKYITDYPAGDKITIHQLLTHTSGIKDFTQIKLLGSIAQKEMTPKMMVDFFKNEPVDFAPGERFEYNNSGYVLLGYLIELVSGERYEDFIKKYIFDQVGMSHSYYASDRRVINQRAYGYQKKENTYVNKTAISFSVPFSSGSLMSTVADLLKWQNALNQNKLLNASETKKMFSSYKLNNGKMLSYGYGWHLKDIDGIATREHGGSIFGFKTMGVYIPSEDIYVVGLSNCDCNSPTELTRNIAKLAITKPAKTN; encoded by the coding sequence ATGATTTACCAAAAAGCTTTTGGAAAGGCCAATCTGGAACTTGGGGTAAACCTGACTCCCGAAAATGTTTTCCAACTAGGCTCAATGACGAAACAGTTTACGGCTGTTGCGGTAATGATGCTGGAGCAGGGGGACAAGCTGAGTGTAACTGATCCTATTTCCAAATATATAACCGATTACCCGGCTGGCGATAAAATAACCATACACCAGCTCCTTACGCATACTTCGGGCATTAAAGATTTTACCCAAATAAAATTGCTTGGCAGCATCGCTCAAAAGGAAATGACGCCTAAAATGATGGTCGACTTTTTCAAAAATGAACCTGTCGATTTTGCTCCTGGAGAGCGGTTCGAATACAATAACTCAGGCTATGTGCTATTGGGTTATCTTATAGAACTGGTTTCAGGTGAGCGTTACGAGGATTTTATTAAAAAGTATATTTTTGATCAGGTTGGTATGAGCCATTCTTATTATGCCAGCGACAGGCGGGTGATAAACCAAAGGGCTTACGGATACCAGAAAAAAGAAAATACTTATGTAAATAAAACGGCAATCAGTTTTAGCGTTCCTTTTTCTTCTGGTTCATTAATGTCTACTGTGGCTGATTTGTTGAAGTGGCAGAATGCTTTAAATCAAAATAAACTGCTCAATGCCAGTGAAACAAAGAAAATGTTTTCGTCGTATAAATTAAATAACGGCAAAATGTTAAGCTACGGCTATGGCTGGCACCTTAAAGATATAGATGGAATAGCAACCAGAGAGCATGGTGGCAGTATATTTGGATTTAAAACCATGGGCGTTTACATTCCCAGCGAAGATATTTACGTAGTTGGCTTAAGTAACTGCGACTGCAATTCGCCAACCGAGCTTACCCGGAATATTGCAAAACTTGCTATCACGAAACCTGCAAAAACTAACTAA
- a CDS encoding hotdog fold thioesterase translates to MWFKNFTVDELNNRPKNHLGALLDIRFTEIGEDFIIGTMPVDERTHQPAGILHGGASVVLAETLGSIASYMCIDPEKYVAVGLEVNANHLRPVKSGLVKGICKPLHIGAKTHVWEIKIYDERGKMNCISRLTVAIINKPQ, encoded by the coding sequence GTCCAAAAAATCATCTTGGAGCACTACTCGATATCCGTTTTACCGAAATTGGTGAAGATTTTATTATCGGAACCATGCCCGTTGATGAGCGCACACACCAACCCGCTGGGATTTTACACGGCGGCGCCTCGGTGGTTTTGGCAGAAACACTGGGTAGTATTGCTTCTTATATGTGTATCGACCCAGAGAAATATGTTGCTGTGGGTTTAGAAGTAAACGCCAACCATTTACGGCCAGTAAAAAGCGGTTTGGTAAAAGGCATCTGCAAACCCTTACATATTGGAGCAAAAACCCATGTTTGGGAAATTAAAATTTACGACGAACGTGGAAAGATGAACTGCATTAGCCGTTTAACCGTAGCGATTATTAATAAACCACAGTAA